GGCGGCCTCCTTGTAGATGCTCTTGGGGTAGAGCCGCTGCAGCCTGACCTGCTTGGAGTCGGGCAGGTCGGCGGGCGCGAACTTGATGTGGGCGCCCTGCACGGTGACCTCGGTGAGCCCGGCCTTGCGGGCCCGGGCGCGGAACCTGGCCACCTCCAGCAGGTTCAGCACCGGCTCCGGCGGGGTGCCGAACCGGTCCTTCAGCTCGTCGTACACGCCGGAGATCTCCTCGTCGGAGGTGATCGCCGCGATCCGTCGGTAGGCGTCCAGCCGCAGCCGCTCGCCGGGGATGTAGTCGTGCGGCAGGTGCGCGTCGACCGGAAGCTCCACCTTGGTCTCCGGCGGCTCGACGGGACCCCCCTCGCCGCCGCCCGTCTTCGCCTTCAGATCGCGGACGGCCTCGCCGACCATCCGCACGTACAGGTCGAAGCCGACGCCGGCGACGTGACCGGACTGCTCGGCGCCCAGGATGTTGCCCGCGCCCCGGATCTCCAGGTCCTTCATCGCCACGTACATGCCGGCGCCCATCTCGGTGTGCTGGGCGATGGTGGCCAGCCGCTCGTGGGCGGTCTCGGTCAGCGGGGCCTCCGGCGGGTACAGGAAGTACGCGTACCCGCGCTCGCGCCCACGGCCGACGCGCCCGCGCAACTGGTGGAGCTGCGACAGGCCGTACATGTCGGCGCGGTCCACGATCAGCGTGTTGGCGTTGGGGATGTCAAGGCCGGACTCGACGATGGTGGTCGCCACCAGGACGTCGTAGTTCTTCTCCCAGAAGTCCACCATCACCGCTTCGAGCTGCTGCTCGTTCATCTGACCGTGGGCGGTGGCGACGCGCGCCTCGGGGACGAGCTGCTTGAGGGTCGCGGCCACCCGGTCGATGGAGCGGACCCGGTTGTGCACGAAGAACACCTGGCCCTCGCGCAGCAGCTCACGCCGGATGGCGGCGGCGATCTGCTTGTCGTCGTACGGGCCGACGAACGTGAGGATCGGGTGACGCTCCTCCGGCGGGGTGAGGATGGTCGACATCTCGCGGATGCCGGTCAGGCCCATCTCCAGCGTCCGGGGGATCGGGGTCGCCGACATGGCCAGCACGTCCACCTGGGTGCGCAGGCGCTTCAGCTCCTCCTTGTGCTCGACGCCGAACCGCTGCTCCTCGTCGATGATGACCAGGCCGAGGTTCTTGAAGCGGCTCTGCGCCGAGAACAGCCGGTGGGTGCCGACCACCAGGTCGACGGTGCCGTCGGCCGCGCCGCGCAGCGTCTCCTCGATCTCGGCGTCGGTCTGGAACCGGCTGACCGGCCTGACCACCACCGGGAACGGCGCGAACCGCTCGCTGAACGTGGACAGGTGCTGCTGGACCAGCAGGGTCGTCGGCACCAGCACCACCACCTGCTTGCCGTCCTGGACGGCCTTGAACGCGGCGCGCACCGCGATCTCGGTCTTGCCGTAGCCGACGTCGCCGCAGATCAGGCGGTCCATCGGGACCTCCTTCTCCATGTCGGCCTTGACCTCCTCGATCGCGCCGAGCTGGTCGGCGGTCTCGACGTAGGGGAAGGCGTCCTCCAGCTCCCGCTGCCAGGGCGTGTCGGGCGCGAACGCGTGGCCGGGGGTGGCCATCCGGGCCGAGTACAGCCGGATCAGCTCCCCGGCGATCTGCTTGACCGCCTTGCGGGCCTTGGTCTTGGACTTCTGCCAGTCCGCGCCGCCGAGCCGGTGCAGGCTGGGCGACTCGCCGCCGACGTAGCGGGTGATCTCCTGGAGCTGGTCGGTGGGGACGAACAGCCGGTCGCCCCGGGCGTACTCCAGCACCAGGTACTCGCGGGTCGCGCCCTGCACCGTGCGGCTGACCATCTCCACGTAGCGGCCGACACCGTGCTGCTCGTGGACGACGTAGTCGCCGGCGCGCAGTTGGAGCGGGTCGACGCCGCCGCGCCGTCGGGACGGCATCCGTCGCATGTCCTTGGTGGACGTGCGCTGCCCGGACAGGTCGGTCTCCGTCAGCACGGCGAGCCGTACGGAGGGCCAGACGAAGCCGTTCTCCAGCATGCCGGTGGCCACGTTGACGACCGAGGGCTCGGGGGGCTCGGGCAGGTCGGCCAGCCGTGCGCCGACACCCGCCTCCTTCAGCACCTCCACCAGTCGCTCGGCGGGGCCGTGCCCGGCGGTGACGAGCACGATCCGCCACCGGTCGTCGACCCAGTGCTTGATGTCGCCCATCATCCGGCTGGTGTCGCCCCGGTACTGCTCGGCGGCGCGCGCGTCGAGCTGCAGGGCGTCCTGCTCGGGGTTGAGGGCGGTGACCGTCCAGCGGGGCAGCCCCAGCTCGGCGGCCCGCTCGCGGACCTCCTCCAGGGTGCGGAACGCGGCGGCCTCCAGGTCGATGGGGGCCTCTCCCCCGGCGGCGGCGGTGACCCAGCTCGCCTCCAGGAACTCCTGGCTGGTGCGGACCAGCTCGTGCGCCCGGGTGCGGATCCGTTCCGGCTCGCACACCAGCAGCGACGAGCCCTTCGGCAGCAGGTCGACCAGGAGCTGCATCCGGTCGGCGAGCACGGGCGAGAACGCCTCCATGCCCTCGACGACCTCGCCGTCGGCGATGCGGGTGAGGATCTCCGCCAGCGCCGGGTGCTGCTCGGCGAGCGCCCGGGCCCGTTCCCGCACGGTCTCGGTGACGGGCAGCTCGCGGCACGGCGGGGCCCACAGGCCGTCCTGCGCGATCTCCAGGGAGCGCTGGTCGGCGGCCTTGAAGTAGCGGATCTCCTCGACCGTGTCGCCCCAGAACTCCACCCGCAGGGGGTGCTCCTCGGTGGGCGGGAACACGTCGAGGATGCCGCCGCGCACGGCGACCTCGCCGCGCTTCTCGACCAGGTCGACGCGGCTGTAGCCGGCGTCCACCAGCCGCCGGACGGTCTCCTCCAAGTCGGCGTCCCCGCCGGACCTCAGCCGTACGGGCTGCAGGTCGCCCAGCCCGGACACGACGGGCTGGAGCACCGCCCGCACCGGCGTGACGACCACGTCCAGGGGGCCGCTCGCGGGGTCGCCCGGGTCGGGGTGGGCCAGCCGGCGCAGCACCGCCAGCCGCCGGCCGACCGTGTCGGAGCGCGGCGACAGCTTCTCGTGCGGCAGGGTCTCCCACGCGGGGAAGTGCGCGACGCGCTCGGGCGGCAGGAAGCAGGTCAGCGCCGCCTCCAGGTCCTCCGCCTCACGGCCGGTGGCGGTGACCGCCAGCAGCGTGCCCGACCCGCCCGAGCGGGCGAGCGCCGCGCCGAGGATGGGCCACAGGGACGGCGGGGCCACCACGTCGTGGTCGAGGCGTACCTGCGCCGCCCCGACCTGCTCGAGGGCGGCCGCCAACATGCGGTCGCCGACGGCGACGTCCAGAATTCCAGTCAGAGTCATGATCACCCAGGGTTCGGCCGGGTCCTGCTCCTCGCGCGATGGCGCGATGGGAGGGCAGCCCGGAACACCCGGGGATTCGACGCACCGCCCCCGGGCCGATGCCAGTCTACGCGCCGTCCGCTCTCCGGGAATGACCGGACGGTTGCCATGAGACACGTCAAGATAGTGCAAATAGCGGACGCTGCGCAGTCGAATGACTACGCTGCGAAGCGTGACCGATCTGCGCACGCCGCCGGTCAACGACGGCGATCTGTTCTCCGCACGAGCCCGCCAGTACGCGTACGAGCACCGGGCGCAGTCCCTCCAGGTCCTGGAGGCGGGCTGCGGGTGGGGCGGCGGGCTCGACCTGGGCGACCGCGAGCGCCAGGTGACCGGGGTCGACCTGGACCTGCCCGCCCTGCGCGCCCACACCGAGTCCCGCGCCGACCTGGACGCCTTCCACCTCGGCGACCTGCGCACCGTGCCGATGCCGCCGCGCGAGTACGACATCGTCCACGCCCCGTTCCTGATCGAGCGGGTGCCGCACGCCGAGCTGGTCCTGGACCGGTTCGTCGCCGCGCTCAAGCCGGGCGGCCTGCTGCTGGTCCGGCTGCGCGACCGCAACACCGCGTTCGGCTTCGTGGACCGCCTGATGCCCGCCCGCGACCCCGCCCGCCGGGGCCGCCGGCCCCGGACCGGCCCGCCGCCCGCCGTCTACGACGAGGTGGCGTCCCGCAAGGGCATGCAGTGGTACTGCATGATGCGCGGCCTGGCCATCACCGAGGAGTACGCCTCCGGCGAGACCCTGGCCGCCGCCGGGCGCTGGACGGCCGTGCTCTGCCGGGTGATCTCGCTGGTCAGCCGGGGTCGGCTGCCGTCCGGGCACAGCGAGGTGACGCTGGTGATCCGCAAGCCGGAGAACCGCTTCGCCCGAGTGATCTAGCGGACATCGGCCACTGTCGGACCTGAGGTGCATCGTCCCTGCACGGCACAGTATTTTTTGGCGCGTACCCACACTGACCTGGCCGGCCCGCGAACGCTTCGGGGCCGGGATCGGAGACTGCGGTGACCGCCGAAGCCGGCCTTCCCGACACGCTGCGCGACCTGCCGGCCTGGACCCCCGATCCGGTCGAGCTGGCCGACCTGGAACTGCTGCTGGCCGGGGTCTACCGGCCGCTGACCGGATTCCTCGGATCGTTCGACACCGCCATGGTGATGGGCGGCGGCCGGCTGGCCGACGGCACGCCGTGGCCGGTGCCGGTCACGCTGGCCGTCCCCAAGGAGATGACCGCCCACGGACGGCTGGTGCTCCAGGACCCCGAGGGGGTGCCGCTGGCGGTGCTGGAGGTCGCCGAGGCGTGGCAGGACCCGACCTCGCAGGCATGGCGGCTGGCCGGACCGCTGGAGCCGCTGCGGGCCCCCGCGCACGGCCCGTTCCACCGGCTGCGGCGGCGTCCCGAGGAGGTCGCCGGCGAGCTGCCGGAGGGCGCGGTGCTGGCGGTGGCCACCCGCGAGCCGCTGCACCGCAAGCAGTTGGGCCAGCTCCGCCAGATCACCGAGAAGCTCGGCGCCACCGTGCTCGTCCTGCCCCTGCTCGGCGGCGACCACGACGAGGCGCTGGTGCGGGCGCTGCTGGCGGTGCGACGTGAGCTGCCGGAGGGCGCGCTGATCGTGCCGGTGCCGCTGCCCCTGCGCGGCGACGCGGACCGCGACCTGCTGCTGCGGGCCCGCGTGGCGGCGGCCTACGGGGCCACGCACATCATGGGCGAGCGGGAGGCCGAGGGCACCGCGATCCCCGTGGTGGTGCCGGAGCCGTGGGCCTACGACGCCGACGTGGAGATCTGGCGTCCGGTGGCCCGGATCGAGCCCGACCACGTTCAGGCGGAGCTGACGCAGGACGACCTGGACGGGCTGCTGGACCGGGGCGATCCGGTGCCCGAGTGGTTCACGCCGCCGGCGGTGGCCGCCGAGCTGGCCGTGGCGCGCCCGCCGAAGCTGCGGCGCGGCATCACGGTCTTCTTCACGGGCCTGTCCGGCTCGGGCAAGTCGACGGTGGCGCGCGGGCTGGCCGACGCCCTCGTCGAACGCGGCGGCCGTACCGTCACCCTGCTGGACGGCGACGAGGTCCGGCGACTGCTGTCGGCCGGGCTCACCTTCTCCAAGGCCGACCGGGACCTGAACATCCGGCGGATCGGCTACGTCGCCGCCGAGATCACCCGGCACGG
The DNA window shown above is from Thermomonospora umbrina and carries:
- the mfd gene encoding transcription-repair coupling factor translates to MTLTGILDVAVGDRMLAAALEQVGAAQVRLDHDVVAPPSLWPILGAALARSGGSGTLLAVTATGREAEDLEAALTCFLPPERVAHFPAWETLPHEKLSPRSDTVGRRLAVLRRLAHPDPGDPASGPLDVVVTPVRAVLQPVVSGLGDLQPVRLRSGGDADLEETVRRLVDAGYSRVDLVEKRGEVAVRGGILDVFPPTEEHPLRVEFWGDTVEEIRYFKAADQRSLEIAQDGLWAPPCRELPVTETVRERARALAEQHPALAEILTRIADGEVVEGMEAFSPVLADRMQLLVDLLPKGSSLLVCEPERIRTRAHELVRTSQEFLEASWVTAAAGGEAPIDLEAAAFRTLEEVRERAAELGLPRWTVTALNPEQDALQLDARAAEQYRGDTSRMMGDIKHWVDDRWRIVLVTAGHGPAERLVEVLKEAGVGARLADLPEPPEPSVVNVATGMLENGFVWPSVRLAVLTETDLSGQRTSTKDMRRMPSRRRGGVDPLQLRAGDYVVHEQHGVGRYVEMVSRTVQGATREYLVLEYARGDRLFVPTDQLQEITRYVGGESPSLHRLGGADWQKSKTKARKAVKQIAGELIRLYSARMATPGHAFAPDTPWQRELEDAFPYVETADQLGAIEEVKADMEKEVPMDRLICGDVGYGKTEIAVRAAFKAVQDGKQVVVLVPTTLLVQQHLSTFSERFAPFPVVVRPVSRFQTDAEIEETLRGAADGTVDLVVGTHRLFSAQSRFKNLGLVIIDEEQRFGVEHKEELKRLRTQVDVLAMSATPIPRTLEMGLTGIREMSTILTPPEERHPILTFVGPYDDKQIAAAIRRELLREGQVFFVHNRVRSIDRVAATLKQLVPEARVATAHGQMNEQQLEAVMVDFWEKNYDVLVATTIVESGLDIPNANTLIVDRADMYGLSQLHQLRGRVGRGRERGYAYFLYPPEAPLTETAHERLATIAQHTEMGAGMYVAMKDLEIRGAGNILGAEQSGHVAGVGFDLYVRMVGEAVRDLKAKTGGGEGGPVEPPETKVELPVDAHLPHDYIPGERLRLDAYRRIAAITSDEEISGVYDELKDRFGTPPEPVLNLLEVARFRARARKAGLTEVTVQGAHIKFAPADLPDSKQVRLQRLYPKSIYKEAAGTLLVPTPKTAPLGGRPLRDTALLKWATDVVEALFLEPART
- a CDS encoding class I SAM-dependent methyltransferase, with the translated sequence MTDLRTPPVNDGDLFSARARQYAYEHRAQSLQVLEAGCGWGGGLDLGDRERQVTGVDLDLPALRAHTESRADLDAFHLGDLRTVPMPPREYDIVHAPFLIERVPHAELVLDRFVAALKPGGLLLVRLRDRNTAFGFVDRLMPARDPARRGRRPRTGPPPAVYDEVASRKGMQWYCMMRGLAITEEYASGETLAAAGRWTAVLCRVISLVSRGRLPSGHSEVTLVIRKPENRFARVI
- the cysC gene encoding adenylyl-sulfate kinase; its protein translation is MTAEAGLPDTLRDLPAWTPDPVELADLELLLAGVYRPLTGFLGSFDTAMVMGGGRLADGTPWPVPVTLAVPKEMTAHGRLVLQDPEGVPLAVLEVAEAWQDPTSQAWRLAGPLEPLRAPAHGPFHRLRRRPEEVAGELPEGAVLAVATREPLHRKQLGQLRQITEKLGATVLVLPLLGGDHDEALVRALLAVRRELPEGALIVPVPLPLRGDADRDLLLRARVAAAYGATHIMGEREAEGTAIPVVVPEPWAYDADVEIWRPVARIEPDHVQAELTQDDLDGLLDRGDPVPEWFTPPAVAAELAVARPPKLRRGITVFFTGLSGSGKSTVARGLADALVERGGRTVTLLDGDEVRRLLSAGLTFSKADRDLNIRRIGYVAAEITRHGGVAICAPIAPYAATRAEVRRMVGAAGDFVLVHVATPLEECERRDRKGLYAKARAGLIPEFTGISDPYEEPDDADLVLDTSRTTPDEAVHRVLDLLVTGGWVRER